One part of the Acidobacteriota bacterium genome encodes these proteins:
- the ruvX gene encoding Holliday junction resolvase RuvX, with the protein MRILGIDYGERRIGIAVSDPTGTLARPVGTISGSANQTVAVARVMDQLTALEQDDEPIPLVVVGLPSRLDGSANQQTPRVHLFAELLRARSGRTVILQGERLTSHEADGLLAMRERDWRKRKLRLDAAAAAVILQEYLDGHGGEK; encoded by the coding sequence ATGCGGATCCTGGGCATCGACTATGGTGAGCGTCGGATCGGGATTGCGGTGAGCGATCCGACCGGCACGCTGGCGCGCCCCGTCGGAACGATTTCCGGAAGCGCGAACCAGACCGTCGCGGTCGCCCGGGTGATGGATCAACTGACAGCGCTCGAGCAAGACGACGAGCCGATTCCCCTGGTCGTGGTCGGCCTGCCGAGCCGGCTCGACGGGTCGGCCAATCAGCAGACGCCCCGGGTCCACTTGTTCGCGGAGTTGCTGCGCGCGAGATCCGGGCGGACGGTTATCCTTCAGGGCGAGCGGCTGACCAGCCACGAGGCCGACGGGTTGCTGGCGATGCGGGAGCGCGACTGGCGCAAGCGCAAACTGCGGCTGGACGCCGCAGCCGCCGCGGTGATTCTGCAGGAGTATCTGGACGGGCATGGAGGGGAGAAGTAA